CAAAGTTGAAGCCCCATGTACGTATGATTTGTTATTGGAGTGGCTAGGTAGTGCTGAAGATGGGGAGGTTGAAGCAGAGTAGATTTGAAGGTAGATGTAGTCAAAAGGCTGGACTCGATCAATACCCCGCTATCCGATTCACATACTCCCTGGTCAGCTCGGGATTGGGGTGGGTGTAGATCACGTTGGAGGAGTTGGCGGCGTGGCCCATCAGCACCCGGCGATCCTCGATGCCCAATCCCAAATCCCGCCGCCTCAGCGGTTGTGGGTTGGGGGCGCAGTCCCCGTTTCGGCGAGGAGATTTGTAATTGGGAGTGCCATCCCGTATCTTCAAGTTATGGCCAGCGCGCGTTTCAGGGGTGCTGAACAGGCCGAGGAGGGCCCATGAAAGAACTACGGACGATTATCGCTATCCAGGCCACGGCAGCGGAAGTGTGGCAGGTGTTGATGGACTTTGAATCCTACCCGGACTGGAACCCCTTCGTCAGATCTATTGAGGGCGCCACGACCCCCGGCTCGAAACTCAAGGTGCGGCTGCAGCAGCCGGGCGGCAAGGCCATGCAGTTCCGGCCCCGGGTGATGGTGCTTGAGCCGGAGGTGGAATTCCGCTGGCTGGGGCACCTGCTGGTCCCGGGCCTGTTCGATGGGGAGCACTACTTTCGCATCGAGAAATCGGACGGGGACGGGGTGCGCTTTGTGCAGGGCGAACGCTTCCGGGGCCTCCTGGTGCCGCTCTTCTCGAAGATGATCGATGAGCGGACGGCGGCGGGCTTTGAGGCCGCCAATCTGGCCCTCAAGGAGCGCGTGGAGGCACGCTAGCATGGTTGCCTGCCCCATATCTCTGGCCGCTCCATGACCGGGCCGCCCCCCGACCATTATCTCCGGCAGGCCCTGGCCGAAGCCCGGCGCGCCCTTGAGGCTGGGGAGGTGCCGGTGGGCGCCGTGGTAGTCTTCGATGATAAGGTGATCGGCCGGGGGCACAACCAGCGCGAGGGCCTGCACGACCCCACCGCCCACGCCGAAATCCTGGCCATCACCGCCGCCGCCAACCACCTGGAGGACTGGCGTCTGGCCGGCTGCACCCTGTACGTGACCAAGGAGCCGTGCGCCATGTGCGCCGGGGCGCTGGTGAACGCCCGGGCGGAGCGGCTGGTCTTTGGCGCCTGGGACGAGCAGGCGGGCAGCGCCGGATCGCTCTACCAGCTGTGCCGCGACCCCCGCTTCAACCACCAGGTGGAGGTCACCGGTGGTGTGCTGGAGGAGGAATGCCGGACGCTGCTGCAGGAATTCTTCCAGCGGAAGCGGGTGGCCGGCGGCTGACGGCGAACCCAGCAAGGTTTTCATTTCGCCGCCAATTCGTCGTAATATCTACCGGTAAACGCGGAACGGGGCACTGAGCTCCCGGTATTCAGGAGAGGTGGCAGAGCGGTTGAATGCACCGGTCTCGAAAACCGGCTCCCGAAGTTTCGGGACGAGGGTTCGAATCCCTCCCTCTCCGCAAGGCGTCGTCGCCGGGTCCCGTGGAGGAGTGGCTGAGTGGTTGAAAGCGGCGGTCTTGAAAACCGTTTCTCGTTGATTCGGGACGGGGGTTCGAATCCCTCCTCCTCCGCAGTAGGCAAGTAGGGTGATCATTGAAGAGCAGATGAAGTATACGATTTACATATTTAAGTGCCTCCAGACCGGCACCCACCACATGGGGGTGACCCGGGACCTGAGCGCAGCCCTGAGCAAGCTGTGTGAAGGGGGCCCGGGGCAGCGGCTGGTCAGCCCTGAGCTTCTGCACGTGGAGCAGCATGAGGACCAGGAACGGGCGCACCGCAGGCTCCAGGCCATCCGGCGTGGGTGGCAGCCCGACGGCCACTGGCCCGCCAGCCTCATGGGCAACGCGCCCACCGTTGCCGCCGCCCTCATCGGATTGACCAGCCTGCACTAGCTGGCAGCCCCGCCCAATCCCCGCCAGGCACCCTGCTTGGCGATTGACTTCATTTTGAAGACACGCCTAAATTCTCGCCGGAGAGGTGTCCGAGAGGCTTAAGGAGCTCGCCTGGAACGCGAGTGCTCGGTATTCCCGGGTCGTGGGTTCGAATCCCACCCTCTCCGCAGTGGGGCCGGGGTGATGATCATTGAGGCTCCCGGCGATCAGAGAGGGTTCGCCCCGCTTACAGCCACCGCCTCTGGCGGGACTGAGGCGGGATGTGTCCCGCCAGCGGCGGGAAATCCCTCCCTCTCTGCAATGCGGATGCGCCGCAGCCTGCTGGCATAGCGCCTTGTCCAGCCAGCTCTGAAGATGGGCAATCCCCGTCCATAACACTTAATTCCGTTTGCTGGAGGCCCCTCATGGTCAAGAAAGCAGGCTACGTATCCATTTTTGGGATTCTGATCGCCGTGGCGGGAATCCTGACCCTCACTCAACGACTCCCTATCGGACCCATCGTCCTCCTTCTGGGGATACTTCCGTTGCTGGGCTTGCGCCTGGGCCGCAGATCCTTCAAAGGTGCGCTTCCCGATCTGGTCTTCGGCGCCCTTGACACCGGTCTGCTGGCCATCCCTGCCTTATGGGGCGGTGCGCTATTTGGCGTGGCTGGAGCCATCGCCGGCGGCGTCATCGGCGATGCCCTTACCGATGGCATTGCAGGCTTCTTCGAGGGAGGCATTGCTGAATGGCTACGTGGGAAAGGTATTGAGGAGTCCCGCGAGCCGGTGGCCACCGCCCTGGGGAAGATGGCCGGCTGCCTGTTCGGGGGTGGATTTGTCCTATCGGTGGCTCTGGCGCTGGGTTTCGCGCCCGCCTTTACCTAAGCACGCGAGGGTGGGCGAAATGACGCCCCATCGCGCCTGCCCAGCTTAGCGGTACGGCACCTGCGCCCGGTGCATGTTGGTGATGCCGTGGGCTTCGTAGAAGTCACGCACCGGTGGTGACCAGCGGAAGTCGGCCGCTCGCAGGAGGGTGTAAAACTCCCGCACGATGGCCCCCGACCGCGTGAGGAGGTGGCGGCTGGCAAATTCGTGGTAGACCGTGCTGAGCCGGGGATCGAGAGCTCCCGCCGCATCGAAGACCGGACTGTTGCGCAGCCCGGTGACAAAGGTACTCAGGTACAGCCGGTAGTAGTAGGCCGCCCGGCCGACCATCACCGACTCGGGATAGCGGTCCAGATAGCGCTCCCAGCGCACGATGCGCTCGCCCAGGGTGCGGTACGGGATCAGCAAGCTGTCGCTGTCGGAGAAGCCGCTGATGAGCTCGCCCCGGCGCAGCGCCAGGTAGCGGCTTACCGCTTCCGAGACCACCGGTACGAACTGCCCGTAAACGTAGTCCGGCTGCTGGTCGATATAGAGCAACCGCCCGAAGCTGTAAAGGGCCAGCCCGTTGCGCTCCAACGCCGCTAGGAAGCGGGCCACTTCCGGGCCTTGCTGTGTTGGTGCAGCGTGCAGCTGGGCGATGAAATCGAAGTCTTCCCAGACGCGGTCGTTGAGGCGGCTGATGGTGGCGTGAAAATAGGTGAGAAAGGCCAGGCAGGCGGAGTCGCCCAGGGCCGGCGGTTGGCCGGCGAACAGCGCCCGAAATTGACCCACCGCTACTGAGATGGCGTCCAGGCTGTCCTTGTCCAGGGCGGCCAGGTAGCGACTGTAGATCGCGACGGCGGACGGCGCGGAAGCGCTAGCTTGCGGGGCCACCCACGCAGGGCAGACCAGCAGGCTGAACAGCAGCAGGCGCATGGGGGATATTAGGCTGGCCGTTCTCCGTACGCCAGCCAAAGCGGGTTCACGGCTGGATCGCCCGCACCTTGTTCGGCCCACATCCCCCTTCCATCCCGCCCCCGCACGGCGTAAATTTCTCAGCCGGTAGTCGGCCATTATGTCAGAATTTCAGATCATCAGCGACCTGCGGCCTCAGGGCGACCAGCCCCAGGCCATCGCCCAGCTGGTGCAGGGCCTTCACGACGGGCATCCGGCCCAGACCTTGCTGGGCATCACCGGCAGCGGCAAGACCTTCACCATGGCCAGCGTCATCGAAGCGGTGCAGCGGCCCACCCTCATTTTGTCACACAACAAGACCCTGGCGGCCCAGCTCTACGGCGAGTTCAAGGGACTGTTCCCCAACAACGCCGTGGAGTACTTCATCAGCTACTACGACTACTATCAGCCCGAGGCCTACCTGCCGGTGACCGATGTCTACATCGAGAAGGACTCGTCGGTGAACGAGGACATCGACCGCCTCCGCCTGAAGGCCACCTCGGCCCTGCTGGAGCGCCGCGACGTGATTGTGGTGGCCAGCGTCAGTTGCATCTACGGCATCGGCTCGCCGTCGGAGTACCGCAAAAGCGTGGTGCTCATCAAGGTGGGGGACGAGCTGGAGCGCCGGGAACTGCTGCGGCGCCTCATCGACATCCATTACGTGCGCAACGACATGGTGCTGGAGCGGGGCAACTTCCGGCTACGCGGCGACGTCATGGAGATATTCCCCGCCTACCTGAGCCACGCGGTGCGGATCGAATTCTTCGGCGACCGGGTGGAGCAAATCCTCACGTTTGACACCGTCTCCGGTGAGATCATCTCCGCCGCGCCGGGGCTGGAGCGCGTCAGCATTTACCCGGCCAGACATTTTGTGACCACCACCGAGATCATCGAGCGGGCCGTGGGTGAGATTCGGAAGGAGCTGCACGACCGGCTGGATTGGTTCCGCGGCGAGGGCAGTTTGCTGGAGGCCCAGCGGCTGGAGCAGCGCACCCAGTACGACATTGAGATGCTGCTGGAGGTGGGCTTTTGCAATGGCATCGAAAATTACTCCCGCATTCTGGATGGCCGCCGCGAGGGTGAGCGCCCCCATACGCTGATGGACTTTTTCCCCGACGACTTCCTCATGTTCATCGATGAGTCCCACGCCACCATACCGCAGGTGCAGGCCATGTACAAAGGCGACCGGTCCCGCAAGGAGGTGCTGGTGGAGCACGGCTTCCGCCTGCCCTCGGCGCTGGACAACCGCCCCATGAAATTTCACGAGTTCGAAGACAAGCTCAAGCAGGTGGTGTTTGTCTCCGCCACGCCGAGCCCTTACGAGTTGGAGCGCTCCCAGGGTGTCGTGGTGGAGCAGATCATCCGGCCCACGGGCCTCATGGACCCCGGTATCGACGTGCGGCCCACGAAAGGCCAGATCGATGACCTCATCGGCGAAATCAAGGCCCGCACCGCCCGGCAGGAGCGCATTCTGGTCACCACCCTCACCAAGCGCATGTCGGAGGACCTCACCGACTACCTGCAGGGCATGGACCTGCGGGTGAACTACCTGCACTCGGAAGTGGACACCCTGGAACGGGTGCGCATTCTGCGCAATCTGCGGCTGGGCAACTTTGACGTGCTGGTGGGGATCAACCTGTTGCGGGAGGGGCTGGACCTGCCCGAGGTTTCGCTGGTGGCCGTACTGGACGCCGACAAGGAAGGCTTCCTGCGCTCCGCGACCTCCCTGATGCAGGTGGCCGGCCGGGCGGCACGCAATATCAACGGCAAAGTGCTGTTCTACGCCGACCGGGTGACCCGCTCCATGCAGGAGGTCATCGACGAATCGAACCGCAGACGGGTGGTTCAGGCGTCCTACAACCGGGAGCACAACATCACGCCCGCCACAGTGTATAAGTCGGTGGAGGAGGTGCTGCTCACCACTTCCGTGGCCGACGCGCAGACCCGGGTTTCAGAACCCGTTGCGGCGCCGGATTACGATCTCACCAATCTGGATGAGCAGGACCTGGCGTTCACCCTGGACCTGCTGCGCCGGGAGATGCAAACAGCGGCGGAAAGCCTGCGCTTCGAGGATGCAGCGCGCCTGCGGGATGAAATCATCCGCCTGGAAAACGAGTCGGCGGCTGTTGCAGGTCCGGCAGCCCTTCGGCAGGGCTCAGGCTCGCCCGGCCTCCCCGTGCCGGGTACGGCCAGGGTTGGGCCACGCCCAGAGGGACAGGCCTGAATGGCGCGGGTGCTGGTGATCGGTGGCGGGGGACGGGAGCACGCCTTGGCGTGGTGCCTGGCTCAGGAGGGCCGCCACGAACTGTTCTGTGCACCGGGCAATGCGGGTACGGCGGCGGTGGCCACCAATGTGCCCTTGGATGGCAGCGACCCCGCCAGCCTCAGCCGCTGGGCGCGACGTGAGGCCATCGAGCTCACCATTGTTGGCCCCGAGGGCCCCCTTGCAGCGGGGTTGGTGGACCATTTTCAGCGCGAGAATCTAAACGTCTTCGGCCCCCGACAGGCGGCGGCCCGGTTGGAAAGCAGCAAGCTTTTTGCGCGCCGGTTCATGGGCGAGCTGGGCATCCCCCAGCCCGCATACCGCCCGGCCAACTCTGCCGCGGCCACCCGCCGGGCCGTGGCTGAGCTGGGTTTGCCGGTGGTGCTGAAAGCCGACGGGCTGGCGGCGGGCAAAGGCGTCCTGATGTGCGCGACCGGGGGGCAGGTGGACGCAGCCATAAACACATTTTTTGAGCGGCGGGCCTTCGGCGCTGCAGGGCTGGATCTGTCCGTAGAGGAATGCCTGGTGGGGATCGAGATGTCGGTGTTCGCGATCTGCGATGGCCACCATGCGACCATCATGGGCACGGCCCAAGATTACAAGCGCGCCTTTGACGGCGACCGGGGCCCCAATACCGGTGGCATGGGCGCGGTGGCGCCATCGCCGCTGGCCACGGACGAGCTGATGGGCGAGATTGACCGGACTGTTTTTGAACCGGCCCTGGCGGGCATGGCCGCGCGGGGCACCCCCTACGTCGGCTTCCTGTACGCCGGGCTCATGATCGTGGCCGGCAGGCCCTGGGTTATCGAGTTCAATGTCCGCCTGGGCGACCCGGAGACCCAGGTGGTCCTGCCCCTGCTGGATGTGCCCCTCTACACCTTGATCGGGCAGGCGCTGTCCGGTGAACTGCAGCCTTCAATTTCGGTGCGGCCCGGCGCGGCGGCCTGTGTGGTGGTGGCTGCGGAGGGCTATCCCGGCCCGTACAGCAACGGGACGCCGATAGGCGGCCTGGACCAGCTGGAGGACGGCCTGCTGGTGTTCCATGCCGGCACCTCAAATAATGGCCAGGGAGTGTTGGTCAGCAGTGGCGGACGGGTGCTGAGCCTAGTGGCACTGGCCAAGGACCTTCCGGCAGCTGTCGCGCGGGTGTATGCCAATCTGCCCCGCATTGACTACCCGGGCAGCTTCTACCGGAGTGATATTGGACAATTCAACGTAAAGTAGAGGGGAGCATTCCAGATGAAAGGAGAGACCCTGCTTGAACGCATTACCATGGATCCCAAGGTCATGGTGGGAAAACCGGTGATTCGCGGGACTCGATTGACCGTCCAGCATATGGTTGGATTGCTGGCCAATGGGATGACGGAAGGTGAAATCTTGGATGAGTATGAAGGGCTAACCAGGGACGATCTTCGCGCCTGCCTGCTATTTGCCACGAGAGCTCTTGAAGACACGACCTTTGTTCCTACAGCCGCCGGGATCGACTAATTGCGATTCCTGGTGGATGAGAATGTAGGTCCATCAGTAGCAGACTGGCTTACGGAGCAACGCCATGACGTCTTTTCGGTTTACAAAGATTATCGGGGAGAAAATGATACCTTCGTTCTGGAGAAGGCGCAATTTGAAGACAGAATTCTCATCACGAGTGATAAAGATTTCGGTGAAATAGTTTTTCGGAAAAAGCGACCACATTCAGGCGTGATTCTATTGCGCTTGGCGAATGAGCAGCCCATGAAGACAATTGCCGCCCTGCGCCGACTCCTGGATCAGTATGCTGATCAACTTGCGGGTCGTTTTGTTGTGGTCACGGAGACTTTCGTGCGGATCGCAGGGAAGTGGGAGGAATAACACAGTTTGACGAGCAGCGGACATGCCCATAGACCTTGAAACCCTGCAGCGCCAGTCGGGCATCATCGGCGAGTCGGAGCCTATCCAGGAGGTGCTCCAGACCATCGCGACGATCGCCCCCACGGACATATCGGTGCTCATCACAGGTGAGTCCGGCACCGGCAAGGAGATGGTGGCCAAGGCCATCCACAAGTCCAGCCGCCGCCGCTTCGGCCCTATGGTGACGGTGAACTGCGGCGCTATCCCTGCCGGCATCATCGAGAGCGAACTGTTCGGCCACAAAAAGGGCTCATTCACCGGCGCGGACGAGACCCGCAAGGGCTACTTCGAAGCTGCCGACGAAGGCACCATTTTCCTCGACGAGATCGGCGAGACCCCCCCTGAGACCCAGGTCAAGATGCTGCGGGTCATCGAGCAGGGCGAATTCATGCGGGTGGGGGACAACGAGACCCGCAAGGTAGACGTGCGGGTCATCGCCGCCACCAATCGCGATTTGGGGGCCGATACGCGCAGGGGCGACTTCCGACAGGACCTCTACTATCGACTGAAGACTGTGACCATCCCCCTGCCGCCGTTGCGCGACCACCTGTCCGATATCCCGCAATTGGTGGAGCGCTTCGGGCTGCAGTTTGCCACGCGCAACGACCTGGTCTTCAAGGGCTTTACGCCTGAGGCGCTAAACATGCTCAAAGCTTATGGCTGGCCCGGCAACGTGCGGGAACTCAAGAACGTTGTGGAGAGCATCATCGCCCTGAATTCGGGTGCCCGCATCACACCGGATATGCTGCGCTCCCAGATCAGCGTGGGGGGCTATGATGGTGCCCAGAGCACGCTCCCCGTCGTGTTGAACATACCAGCGGAGCAGTCGGACCGGGAGCTGATTCTCAGGCAGTTGCTGTTTATCCGGCAGGACCTGAGCGATATCAAACAAATTGCCGCCGGTCGCGGTCCCGGCGAAGCGGTGGACCCCTATCTGCCATCGCCAGTACCGGTGCAGGGCGAGGAGTTGGGCGGACAGATATTCACGGGCGATGTCGCCCAGCTTGGTTCCCACCCGCTGATCGATCCCGCCGCCGTGGGGGAGCTGACCATGGAGGAGCTGGAGCGGGAGCTCATCCAGCAGACGTTGGCCAAGTTCAACCATAACCGCCGCCGTACAGCCCAGGCCCTGGGCATCGCCGAGCGGACGCTGTACCGCAAGATTCAGGCCTATGGACTGGACAAGAAGTAGCCTGGCGGCCGCCCTGCTCTTGCTTGCCACCGGGTGCGGACTGTACTCGTTCAGAGGCAATCTGCCGCCCCACATCAAAAGCATCGCCGTTGCCACGGTGATCAACCAGACTTCGGAGTTTGCCATCACGGATGCCGCCAGCGAGCTGATTACCAACCTGTTTGTGGATGAGAACATCCTGCGGGTGACCGATGAGGACCGGGCCGACAGCAACCTGCAGATCACCATCAACCGCGTCCTGGACCGGCCCACCACCTACGATCCTGATGAGACCGTCCAGGAGTGGCGCATCGACGTCACGGCGCGCGTGCGCTGGTACGACCTGATCCGCGACCGGCCCCTATTCGAAAAATCGTTCACTGGGTTCGGCTTCTATCCGCCAGGGGGCGACATCGGCAGCGATAACATCGACAACGACAACGACGGCGAGACCGACGAGGAGGACGAGTTCGGCGACCCCCGCGAGTTTGCCCTGCGGACGGCCATCCAGAAGATCAGCGAAGACATTTTGAACGAAGTGGTCTCCACGTGGTAGTGGCGGGATGCTGAAGTTGGCGACATGACGGCCACGATCAAGGCCACGGTGCCCGTGACCACCATCAGGCATCTGGGCGAGCATGTGGGCAGGACCGTGACACTGCAAGGTTGGGTTTACACCTCCCGCTCCAGCGGCAAGATCGGTTTCCTGATGGTCCGTGACGGTACCGGCATTGTCCAGGGCGTCATCGCCAAGGCCGAGGTTTCCGCCGACCTGTTTGTTGCCTTTCAGGAGCTTACTCAGGAGTCTTCCATCACGGTGCAGGGCGAAGTGCGCGCGGACAAACGGGCGCCGGGGGGCTACGAGCTGCAGTTGAACGGGCTGGTGGTTCACCAGCTCGCCGTCGACTATCCCATCACCCCCAAGGAGCACGGCACCGCTTTTCTCATGGACCACCGGCACCTGTGGCTGCGCAGCCGGCGCCAGCACGCCATCATGCTCATCCGGCACGAGATTATCCGGGCCTGCCGTGATTTCCTGGACGGCAACGACTTCGTGCAGGTGGACACCCCCATCATCACCCCCAACGCCGTCGAGGGCACCACC
Above is a genomic segment from Candidatus Neomarinimicrobiota bacterium containing:
- a CDS encoding SRPBCC domain-containing protein, yielding MKELRTIIAIQATAAEVWQVLMDFESYPDWNPFVRSIEGATTPGSKLKVRLQQPGGKAMQFRPRVMVLEPEVEFRWLGHLLVPGLFDGEHYFRIEKSDGDGVRFVQGERFRGLLVPLFSKMIDERTAAGFEAANLALKERVEAR
- the tadA gene encoding tRNA adenosine(34) deaminase TadA → MTGPPPDHYLRQALAEARRALEAGEVPVGAVVVFDDKVIGRGHNQREGLHDPTAHAEILAITAAANHLEDWRLAGCTLYVTKEPCAMCAGALVNARAERLVFGAWDEQAGSAGSLYQLCRDPRFNHQVEVTGGVLEEECRTLLQEFFQRKRVAGG
- the uvrB gene encoding excinuclease ABC subunit UvrB; the encoded protein is MMSEFQIISDLRPQGDQPQAIAQLVQGLHDGHPAQTLLGITGSGKTFTMASVIEAVQRPTLILSHNKTLAAQLYGEFKGLFPNNAVEYFISYYDYYQPEAYLPVTDVYIEKDSSVNEDIDRLRLKATSALLERRDVIVVASVSCIYGIGSPSEYRKSVVLIKVGDELERRELLRRLIDIHYVRNDMVLERGNFRLRGDVMEIFPAYLSHAVRIEFFGDRVEQILTFDTVSGEIISAAPGLERVSIYPARHFVTTTEIIERAVGEIRKELHDRLDWFRGEGSLLEAQRLEQRTQYDIEMLLEVGFCNGIENYSRILDGRREGERPHTLMDFFPDDFLMFIDESHATIPQVQAMYKGDRSRKEVLVEHGFRLPSALDNRPMKFHEFEDKLKQVVFVSATPSPYELERSQGVVVEQIIRPTGLMDPGIDVRPTKGQIDDLIGEIKARTARQERILVTTLTKRMSEDLTDYLQGMDLRVNYLHSEVDTLERVRILRNLRLGNFDVLVGINLLREGLDLPEVSLVAVLDADKEGFLRSATSLMQVAGRAARNINGKVLFYADRVTRSMQEVIDESNRRRVVQASYNREHNITPATVYKSVEEVLLTTSVADAQTRVSEPVAAPDYDLTNLDEQDLAFTLDLLRREMQTAAESLRFEDAARLRDEIIRLENESAAVAGPAALRQGSGSPGLPVPGTARVGPRPEGQA
- the purD gene encoding phosphoribosylamine--glycine ligase; translation: MARVLVIGGGGREHALAWCLAQEGRHELFCAPGNAGTAAVATNVPLDGSDPASLSRWARREAIELTIVGPEGPLAAGLVDHFQRENLNVFGPRQAAARLESSKLFARRFMGELGIPQPAYRPANSAAATRRAVAELGLPVVLKADGLAAGKGVLMCATGGQVDAAINTFFERRAFGAAGLDLSVEECLVGIEMSVFAICDGHHATIMGTAQDYKRAFDGDRGPNTGGMGAVAPSPLATDELMGEIDRTVFEPALAGMAARGTPYVGFLYAGLMIVAGRPWVIEFNVRLGDPETQVVLPLLDVPLYTLIGQALSGELQPSISVRPGAAACVVVAAEGYPGPYSNGTPIGGLDQLEDGLLVFHAGTSNNGQGVLVSSGGRVLSLVALAKDLPAAVARVYANLPRIDYPGSFYRSDIGQFNVK
- a CDS encoding DUF433 domain-containing protein, coding for MKGETLLERITMDPKVMVGKPVIRGTRLTVQHMVGLLANGMTEGEILDEYEGLTRDDLRACLLFATRALEDTTFVPTAAGID
- a CDS encoding DUF5615 family PIN-like protein; this translates as MRFLVDENVGPSVADWLTEQRHDVFSVYKDYRGENDTFVLEKAQFEDRILITSDKDFGEIVFRKKRPHSGVILLRLANEQPMKTIAALRRLLDQYADQLAGRFVVVTETFVRIAGKWEE
- a CDS encoding sigma-54-dependent Fis family transcriptional regulator — protein: MPIDLETLQRQSGIIGESEPIQEVLQTIATIAPTDISVLITGESGTGKEMVAKAIHKSSRRRFGPMVTVNCGAIPAGIIESELFGHKKGSFTGADETRKGYFEAADEGTIFLDEIGETPPETQVKMLRVIEQGEFMRVGDNETRKVDVRVIAATNRDLGADTRRGDFRQDLYYRLKTVTIPLPPLRDHLSDIPQLVERFGLQFATRNDLVFKGFTPEALNMLKAYGWPGNVRELKNVVESIIALNSGARITPDMLRSQISVGGYDGAQSTLPVVLNIPAEQSDRELILRQLLFIRQDLSDIKQIAAGRGPGEAVDPYLPSPVPVQGEELGGQIFTGDVAQLGSHPLIDPAAVGELTMEELERELIQQTLAKFNHNRRRTAQALGIAERTLYRKIQAYGLDKK